In Sphingomonas psychrotolerans, the following proteins share a genomic window:
- a CDS encoding glycosyl hydrolase family 28-related protein, whose product MYQRLIGACAALLALLAVQPATASQSVYTRAPAEPGAINVAGVGDGRTDDSAAIQQAIDKAADKGGGGIVFLPEGTYRITRTLYLWPGVRIFGIGEKRPVILLGAATPGFQRGVAHMLTFAGARPGAGPAQRGPVAFPPAGSVPFNKNVPDANSGTFYSALGNIDFRILDGNQAATAIRFHAAQHSFVSHADFDIGSGLAGLYHVANHAEDLHFRGGRYGILAEKTSPAWPFALVDSTFEGQRDAAIREHEAGLTLVNVAFRNVPVGIEIDRGYGDWLWGQDVRFENVSKAAVIISNENNVYTQVGFQNVLAANTPVFARFRDSGKTVKGVAAAYKVASFSYGLTLPGVGQMGTFKTGMRAERIAELPAPSPPVIRPLPPVSEWVSVRSMGAKGDDKTDDTAAIQKAIDSHRVVYLPTGFYRVSDTLRLRPDTVLLGLHPGLTQIVLPDGTAGYQGIGSPKALIESARGGEAIVAGLGLDTNGANPRSTALLWMAGVRSLVNDVKFQGGHGTNRYDGSRVNPYNNNATADPDTARRWDGQYASLWVTAGGGGTFANIWSPSTFAHPGILISDTQTPGRIIQASVEHHVRTEIGLNRVANWELLAAQTEGEAGESGDAVALEIRDSRNILIANFHGYRVTRTRKAAPAAVTIYNSHDIRFRNVHVNGESGLATCDENGCATFLRLTKFPFENAIRDVSHGLDVREREFAVLDVPATRGPTKPATLGSGKLEKLAGDFHSIGGGAVDAQGKLYFIDRFFRRIWSWSDAGRLELVRDAALDPVNLTVDRSGNLLVLSSFGRNGTVYSFRPGAPDTELTVIPATPSAGRTDTALVLPVNWWNNGEFKDQLDPETYQFTTLAEMFARDVAVPKTREYVSPDGSIALPASRVFQQGPPDHRGLRFSDSLDSYGFIQARPGEPVFVTNGSENRTYSGVVGASGEITNLTPFAERGGEGVVADRQGRVYVANGQIFVFAPDGRQLGRIDVPERPLQLVLGGGDRQTLFILTHHTLYALDLR is encoded by the coding sequence ATGTACCAGCGGCTGATCGGGGCTTGCGCAGCGTTGCTGGCGCTTCTTGCGGTCCAGCCGGCGACCGCGTCGCAATCGGTCTATACCCGCGCGCCCGCAGAGCCGGGCGCAATCAACGTGGCCGGCGTCGGCGATGGCCGCACAGATGACAGCGCCGCGATCCAGCAGGCGATCGACAAGGCGGCGGACAAAGGCGGGGGCGGCATCGTCTTCCTGCCCGAGGGCACGTACCGCATCACCCGCACGCTCTATCTCTGGCCCGGCGTGCGCATCTTCGGAATCGGCGAAAAGCGCCCCGTCATTTTGCTGGGAGCCGCTACCCCGGGGTTCCAGCGCGGGGTCGCGCATATGCTGACCTTCGCCGGTGCGCGCCCGGGCGCCGGTCCCGCGCAGCGCGGCCCGGTCGCGTTCCCGCCGGCGGGCAGCGTTCCGTTCAACAAAAACGTGCCCGATGCCAATTCGGGGACCTTCTATTCCGCCCTTGGCAACATCGACTTCCGCATCCTCGACGGCAATCAAGCGGCGACCGCGATCCGCTTCCATGCCGCGCAGCATAGCTTCGTCAGCCATGCCGATTTCGATATCGGCTCCGGCCTGGCGGGACTCTATCACGTTGCCAACCATGCCGAGGATCTGCATTTCCGCGGCGGTCGCTATGGCATTCTCGCCGAGAAGACCTCACCCGCCTGGCCCTTCGCATTGGTCGATTCAACCTTCGAGGGGCAGCGCGACGCCGCGATCCGCGAACACGAAGCCGGACTGACTCTGGTCAACGTCGCCTTCCGCAACGTGCCCGTCGGGATCGAGATCGACCGCGGCTATGGCGATTGGCTGTGGGGACAGGATGTGCGCTTCGAAAATGTCTCGAAGGCGGCCGTGATCATCTCCAACGAGAACAACGTCTACACCCAGGTCGGCTTCCAGAACGTGCTGGCCGCCAACACGCCGGTGTTCGCGCGCTTCCGCGACAGCGGGAAGACGGTGAAGGGCGTCGCCGCGGCCTACAAGGTCGCGTCGTTCAGCTACGGACTGACGCTCCCGGGCGTGGGGCAGATGGGCACGTTCAAGACCGGGATGCGGGCCGAGCGCATCGCGGAGCTGCCGGCGCCGTCTCCACCGGTGATCCGCCCGCTGCCGCCGGTCTCCGAATGGGTCAGCGTCCGGAGCATGGGTGCCAAAGGCGACGACAAGACCGACGATACCGCCGCGATCCAGAAGGCGATCGACAGCCACCGCGTCGTCTATCTGCCGACCGGCTTCTACCGGGTCAGCGATACGCTGCGCCTGCGCCCCGATACGGTGCTGCTCGGGCTGCACCCCGGCCTGACCCAGATCGTGCTGCCGGATGGAACCGCCGGCTATCAGGGGATCGGTTCACCAAAGGCCTTGATCGAAAGCGCCCGTGGCGGCGAGGCGATCGTTGCCGGCCTCGGCCTCGACACCAATGGCGCCAATCCGCGCTCGACGGCCTTGCTGTGGATGGCGGGCGTGCGTTCGTTGGTCAACGACGTCAAGTTCCAGGGCGGCCACGGCACTAACCGATACGATGGCAGCCGGGTCAATCCCTACAATAACAACGCCACCGCGGACCCCGATACGGCGCGGCGCTGGGACGGCCAATATGCCAGCCTGTGGGTGACCGCCGGCGGCGGTGGCACTTTCGCCAATATCTGGAGCCCGAGCACCTTCGCGCATCCCGGCATCCTGATCTCGGACACGCAGACGCCCGGGCGGATCATTCAGGCCTCGGTCGAGCATCATGTCCGTACCGAGATCGGGCTCAATCGGGTCGCCAATTGGGAATTGCTCGCGGCGCAGACCGAGGGTGAGGCGGGAGAGAGCGGCGACGCCGTGGCGCTCGAGATCCGCGATTCGCGCAACATCCTGATCGCCAATTTCCACGGCTATCGCGTCACCCGCACTCGCAAGGCCGCGCCCGCGGCTGTGACAATCTACAACTCGCACGACATCCGATTCCGCAATGTCCACGTAAACGGCGAGAGCGGGCTCGCTACCTGCGACGAAAATGGCTGTGCGACCTTCCTGCGCCTGACCAAATTCCCGTTCGAGAACGCGATACGTGATGTTTCGCACGGTCTGGATGTGCGCGAGCGTGAATTCGCCGTGCTGGATGTGCCCGCGACGCGGGGCCCCACAAAGCCCGCCACACTCGGGAGCGGAAAGCTCGAAAAGCTCGCCGGCGACTTCCATTCGATCGGCGGCGGCGCGGTGGATGCGCAGGGCAAGCTCTACTTCATCGATCGCTTCTTCCGGCGCATCTGGAGCTGGTCGGACGCGGGCCGGCTGGAACTGGTGCGCGATGCCGCGCTCGATCCGGTCAATCTGACCGTGGATCGGTCCGGAAATCTGCTGGTGCTGTCCTCCTTCGGGCGGAACGGCACCGTCTACAGCTTTCGGCCCGGCGCGCCGGACACGGAGCTGACGGTGATACCGGCGACTCCGTCCGCCGGGCGAACCGACACTGCGCTGGTGCTGCCGGTCAACTGGTGGAACAATGGCGAGTTCAAGGACCAGCTCGATCCCGAGACCTATCAATTCACGACGCTGGCGGAGATGTTTGCCCGCGATGTGGCAGTGCCCAAGACGCGCGAATATGTGTCGCCGGACGGTAGCATTGCTCTGCCGGCGTCGCGCGTGTTCCAGCAGGGGCCGCCGGATCACCGCGGATTGCGCTTCTCGGATTCGCTCGACAGCTATGGGTTCATCCAGGCCCGGCCCGGCGAGCCTGTCTTCGTGACGAACGGCTCCGAGAACCGCACTTATAGCGGCGTGGTTGGCGCGAGTGGCGAGATCACCAACCTGACGCCCTTTGCGGAGCGGGGCGGGGAGGGGGTCGTCGCCGACAGGCAGGGCCGGGTCTATGTCGCGAATGGGCAGATCTTCGTCTTCGCGCCCGACGGGCGGCAGCTCGGGCGCATCGATGTGCCCGAGCGCCCGCTGCAACTCGTCCTCGGCGGCGGCGACCGGCAGACATTGTTCATTCTGACGCACCACACGCTGTACGCACTCGATTTGCGTTGA
- a CDS encoding TonB-dependent receptor plug domain-containing protein, producing the protein MKGIFALHRQRYGVSLTALVTMALASAAHAQTTPAPQEEEPAPQVEATPDAAPEREGDIVVTGSRIIASGFTAPTPTTIIGEEQIAANAQPNIFNTIAQLPSLQGSTGTSTGTFSTSSGQQGLSSFSLRGLGAIRTLTLLDGQRVVGANVTGVPDISMFPQLLVKRVDVVNGGASATYGSDAVGGVVNFITDTRFKGFKGNVQGGVTTYGDNEQILAQAAWGTSLAGDRLHLIVSGEYAHDGGVGPGDFGTDLAGKRDWYRASTLLNTGQTNNGSPQFVYSDFAQPYQYARYGLINNGPLQGIAFDVNGAPYNFNYGSNGAPLGNGRVSNCFPGNSFCVGGDLSGAPGSGASLVSELQRVNGFGRIGFDFAPNNEVYLTVNVAQVKTNNQPSPGYNRPNLTVQCANPFLPQLVRDRCTTAGITSFNFGTSNGAFPDTRVYTDRRQYRFVGGLKGRFDVGGGEWNYDAYYEHGTTTSHIDVNNIVLQNRYVAATNAITLNGAIVCADAAARAAGCQPINVFGGFTPSVAALAYVMPQNGPMQRTRLTQDVASVNFSGNLLDLWAGPLSLAFGGEYRHEFYSVHGDPYGAGVSTLSPNSDAYPADPLLNAPLGSNWAAGNYKNGRGAYDVYEGSAEFNLPLFDGGGAGKANLNGAARVTHYSTSGTVWAWKIGGTWDTPLDGFRLRAVTSRDVRAPNLSELFAAPTVTTLPNFANPFPPAGAVQAFQNTVGNPNLKPEIARNTEVGVALANPSWLPGLSLSFDYYTIKLDSVVSTLSADQIVRFCFEGNQAFCGGFVLNSPVQGGNFINVQPFNLASWKTSGFDIEASYRWTQPLGLPGSFTLRALGTNIREFIVKAGIAGVDPVDQAGANSGNTPDWKWLAIQSYENDAFSLTVQERWFSDGVYGNQYVVCSSGCPASTGNHPTIDRNRMEGAFYVDVGGSYNVTSSIKAYFKVDNLFDHDPAPSPQTNTGLDVNPALYDTVGRTYRAGVRFNF; encoded by the coding sequence ATGAAGGGGATTTTCGCACTCCATCGGCAGCGCTACGGCGTCAGCCTGACCGCGCTGGTCACCATGGCGCTGGCGAGTGCCGCGCACGCGCAGACGACGCCGGCGCCGCAGGAGGAGGAGCCCGCTCCGCAGGTCGAAGCGACGCCCGACGCGGCGCCCGAACGGGAGGGCGATATCGTCGTCACCGGCTCGCGCATCATCGCCAGCGGATTCACCGCGCCGACGCCGACGACGATCATCGGCGAGGAACAGATCGCCGCCAACGCCCAGCCCAACATCTTCAACACGATCGCGCAATTGCCGTCGCTGCAGGGTTCGACCGGCACCTCGACGGGGACGTTCAGCACCTCGAGCGGCCAGCAGGGGCTGAGCTCCTTCTCGCTGCGCGGTCTCGGCGCGATCCGCACGCTCACCTTGCTCGACGGCCAGCGCGTCGTCGGCGCCAACGTCACCGGCGTGCCGGACATCAGCATGTTTCCGCAATTGCTGGTCAAGCGCGTCGACGTGGTCAACGGCGGCGCTTCGGCGACCTATGGCTCGGACGCAGTCGGCGGGGTGGTCAACTTCATCACCGATACGCGCTTCAAGGGCTTCAAGGGCAATGTGCAGGGCGGCGTCACCACCTATGGCGACAATGAGCAGATCCTCGCCCAGGCTGCCTGGGGCACTTCGCTGGCCGGTGACAGGCTGCACCTGATCGTGAGCGGTGAATACGCCCATGACGGTGGCGTCGGTCCCGGCGATTTCGGCACCGATCTCGCCGGCAAGCGCGACTGGTATCGCGCTTCCACGCTGCTCAATACCGGGCAGACCAACAACGGATCGCCACAATTCGTCTACAGCGATTTTGCCCAGCCTTACCAATATGCGCGCTACGGCCTGATCAACAACGGCCCGCTCCAGGGCATCGCGTTCGACGTGAACGGGGCGCCCTATAATTTCAATTATGGGTCGAACGGCGCGCCGCTGGGCAATGGCCGCGTGTCGAATTGCTTTCCCGGCAACAGCTTCTGCGTCGGCGGCGACCTGTCGGGCGCGCCCGGCTCAGGCGCGTCGCTGGTCTCCGAGCTCCAGCGCGTCAACGGCTTCGGCCGGATCGGCTTCGATTTCGCCCCGAACAACGAAGTCTATCTGACGGTCAACGTCGCGCAGGTGAAGACCAACAACCAGCCGAGCCCCGGATACAACCGGCCCAATCTCACCGTGCAGTGCGCCAATCCGTTCCTGCCGCAGCTGGTGCGCGATCGCTGCACCACGGCGGGGATCACCAGCTTCAATTTCGGGACGAGCAACGGGGCATTTCCCGATACGAGAGTCTATACCGATCGGCGCCAATATCGTTTCGTCGGCGGCCTCAAGGGCCGGTTCGACGTGGGCGGCGGAGAGTGGAACTATGATGCCTATTACGAGCACGGCACCACCACTTCCCATATCGACGTCAACAACATCGTCCTGCAGAACCGCTATGTCGCCGCAACCAACGCAATCACGCTGAACGGCGCGATCGTCTGCGCCGACGCGGCGGCGCGCGCCGCGGGATGTCAGCCGATCAACGTGTTCGGCGGCTTCACGCCGTCTGTCGCGGCGCTGGCCTACGTCATGCCCCAGAACGGGCCGATGCAGCGCACCCGGCTCACCCAGGATGTCGCCAGCGTCAATTTCTCGGGCAATCTGCTCGATCTCTGGGCGGGGCCGCTCTCACTGGCCTTTGGCGGCGAGTATCGCCACGAATTCTACAGCGTGCACGGCGATCCCTATGGCGCCGGCGTCAGCACGCTCAGCCCCAACAGCGACGCCTATCCGGCGGATCCGCTGCTCAACGCGCCCTTGGGCAGCAACTGGGCGGCCGGCAACTACAAGAACGGCCGCGGCGCGTATGACGTGTATGAAGGTTCGGCGGAGTTCAATCTGCCGCTGTTCGATGGCGGCGGGGCGGGCAAGGCCAACCTCAACGGCGCCGCCCGCGTGACGCATTACAGCACCTCAGGAACCGTCTGGGCGTGGAAGATCGGTGGCACCTGGGATACCCCGCTCGATGGCTTCCGCCTGCGCGCGGTGACGTCGCGCGACGTCCGCGCGCCCAATCTGTCGGAGCTGTTCGCCGCGCCGACCGTGACGACATTGCCGAACTTCGCCAATCCGTTCCCCCCCGCCGGCGCAGTGCAGGCGTTCCAGAACACGGTCGGCAATCCCAACCTCAAGCCCGAGATCGCGCGCAACACCGAAGTCGGCGTCGCGCTCGCCAACCCGTCCTGGTTACCCGGCCTCAGCCTGTCGTTCGACTATTACACCATCAAGCTCGACAGTGTGGTCTCGACATTGTCGGCCGACCAGATCGTCCGCTTCTGCTTCGAGGGCAACCAGGCCTTCTGCGGCGGGTTCGTGCTAAACAGCCCGGTCCAGGGCGGCAATTTCATCAACGTCCAGCCGTTCAATCTCGCCTCATGGAAGACCAGCGGGTTCGATATCGAGGCGAGCTATCGCTGGACCCAGCCGCTGGGTCTGCCGGGCAGCTTCACGCTGCGCGCGCTGGGCACCAATATCCGCGAGTTCATCGTCAAGGCGGGCATCGCCGGCGTGGACCCCGTCGACCAGGCGGGTGCCAACAGCGGCAACACCCCCGACTGGAAGTGGCTGGCGATCCAGAGCTACGAGAACGACGCTTTCAGCCTGACCGTTCAGGAGCGCTGGTTCTCGGATGGCGTGTACGGCAACCAATATGTCGTCTGCAGCTCGGGCTGCCCGGCATCGACCGGCAACCACCCGACGATCGACCGCAATCGCATGGAGGGCGCCTTCTACGTCGATGTCGGCGGCTCGTACAATGTGACGTCGAGCATCAAGGCCTATTTCAAGGTCGACAATCTGTTCGACCACGATCCCGCGCCGTCGCCGCAGACCAATACCGGGCTCGACGTCAATCCGGCGCTCTACGACACGGTCGGGCGCACCTATCGTGCCGGCGTCCGCTTCAACTTCTAG
- a CDS encoding threonine aldolase family protein — protein sequence MTHESQQFASDNYAGICPEAWAAMESANVGHAPAYGEDDWTQRAADAFRKLFDKDCEVFFAFNGTAANSLALASLCQSYHSVICSSSAHVETDECGAPEFFSNGSKLLVASTADGKLTPQAIRDLATGRSDIHFPKPRVVTITQPTETGQVYTIAEIQAISAVCRELGLKLHMDGARFAHACAHLGCEPADVTWRAGVDVLCFGGTKNGMAVGEAILFFDPALAQDFDYRCKQAGQLASKMRFLAAPWVGMLENGAWLRNARHANRCATRLADAIIEVADVEPMFPVEGNAVFLRAPEALLEYLRAQGWRFYTFIGGGARFMFAWDTAPARVDALAADIRAGSTFAQQAAA from the coding sequence GTGACCCACGAATCCCAGCAATTCGCCAGCGACAATTATGCCGGAATCTGCCCCGAGGCATGGGCCGCGATGGAGAGCGCCAATGTCGGCCACGCCCCGGCTTATGGGGAGGACGACTGGACCCAGCGGGCCGCCGACGCCTTCCGCAAATTGTTCGACAAGGATTGCGAAGTTTTCTTCGCCTTCAACGGCACGGCGGCAAACTCGCTGGCGCTCGCGTCACTGTGCCAATCCTATCACAGCGTGATCTGCTCGTCCTCCGCACATGTCGAGACCGACGAATGCGGCGCGCCCGAATTCTTCTCGAACGGTTCCAAGCTCCTCGTCGCGAGCACGGCGGACGGCAAGCTCACCCCACAGGCGATACGCGACCTCGCCACCGGTCGATCCGACATCCATTTCCCAAAGCCGCGCGTCGTGACGATCACTCAGCCGACCGAGACGGGGCAAGTCTACACGATCGCCGAAATCCAGGCGATCTCGGCCGTTTGTCGGGAGCTCGGCCTCAAGCTCCACATGGACGGCGCGCGCTTCGCGCACGCCTGCGCCCATCTTGGCTGCGAGCCCGCCGACGTGACGTGGCGCGCCGGAGTCGATGTGCTCTGCTTTGGCGGCACCAAGAACGGGATGGCAGTGGGCGAGGCGATCCTGTTCTTCGACCCGGCACTTGCGCAGGATTTCGACTATCGCTGCAAGCAGGCTGGCCAGCTCGCCTCGAAGATGCGCTTCCTCGCCGCGCCCTGGGTGGGGATGCTCGAAAACGGCGCGTGGCTGCGCAACGCCCGGCACGCCAATCGCTGCGCCACCCGGCTGGCCGACGCGATCATCGAGGTGGCGGACGTCGAGCCGATGTTCCCGGTGGAAGGGAACGCGGTTTTCCTCCGCGCACCCGAGGCGTTGCTCGAATATCTGCGCGCGCAGGGCTGGCGATTCTACACTTTCATCGGCGGCGGCGCCCGCTTCATGTTCGCCTGGGACACGGCGCCTGCGCGGGTCGACGCATTGGCGGCCGACATCCGGGCCGGCAGCACGTTTGCGCAACAAGCCGCCGCCTAG
- a CDS encoding glycosyl hydrolase family 28-related protein produces MNMRSVLAVLLLTAASISPDLAAAQGVSVFPTAPAEPGAITVKAKGDGKADDSDALQQALDRARGKTGHGMVFLPSGRYRITRTLVVPAGVRVYGVGKTRPVIQLGADTPGFQQGVSTMIVFGGDDQYQVGKVPVPVPTIVPRDKVVRDANSGTFYSSMRNVDIEIGEGNPAAAGVRFRMAQHAFLSDMEFRLGTAFAGVYQAGNVIENVHFKGGRYGIVTEKTSPAWQFTLLDSTFDGQSDAAIREHEVDLTLVNVAIRNTPVGIEIDRGYGDSLWGKDVRFEKVSRAAVVISNENNVFTQIGFENALAVDSPVFARFRDSGRTVGGKGKAYKVASFSYGLVVPELGQMGHYATEADIQPLRAMPARRAPALRALPDMANWVDVRTLGVVGDGQADDTAAIQRAIDTRRVLYFPAGFYKVTDSLKLRPDTVLIGLHPAMAQLYFPDGNPRHAGLGAVLPILETPRGGDNILSGLGLFTGRVNPRASALLWRSGEHSLVEDVKIMGGGGTPTADGKPLGTLMARSGDPVSDGRMDAQYPSIWVTDGGGGTFADVWSPNTFASAGFTVTNTSTPGHVYEMSVEHHARNEFVLDNVQNWEFLAPQTEQEVGDGPNAVGLEIRNSRNLLFANYHGYRVTRSYAPARSAVKLFNSSDIRFRNVHVNAESGYASCDDEGCGTFLRASKYPFDNAIEDVSRGLAVREREFARLDIGPAERSIATAASATKVDKVAEGFWSISGAAVDAQGALYFIDRRFQRIHRWSEAKGLEIVRDHALDPVNLAVDASGHLLVLSSLGPKGAVYSLDPAGPPDQLKLIEPTPVRAAAGGKTLLPVNWWQNGEFRDQLDHQSYAFTTLAEMFAREVGTPRPQEYVSPDGSLALPAFRVWQQGPTDHVGWRWSNGLNANGLVSGRQGERLFVTNGSENVTYSGTIGPGGTLVDLKPFANRGGESVAVDDQGRVYVANGQVFVYAADGKEAGRIDVPERPLQILFGGPDRRTLFILTHHALYAARP; encoded by the coding sequence ATGAACATGCGTAGCGTTCTGGCTGTACTGCTCCTCACGGCTGCATCGATCTCGCCGGATCTGGCCGCGGCGCAAGGCGTCTCGGTCTTCCCGACCGCGCCTGCCGAACCCGGTGCCATCACCGTCAAGGCGAAGGGCGACGGCAAAGCGGACGACAGCGATGCGCTTCAGCAAGCGCTCGACCGGGCGCGGGGCAAGACCGGCCACGGCATGGTTTTCCTGCCATCGGGCAGATACCGTATCACCCGCACCTTGGTCGTCCCCGCGGGTGTCCGTGTCTATGGCGTGGGAAAAACCCGTCCGGTGATCCAGCTGGGCGCCGACACGCCGGGCTTCCAGCAGGGCGTGTCGACGATGATCGTGTTCGGCGGCGACGATCAATACCAGGTCGGCAAGGTCCCGGTGCCGGTGCCGACGATCGTGCCGCGCGACAAGGTGGTGCGCGACGCCAACTCCGGCACTTTCTATTCGTCGATGCGCAATGTCGACATCGAGATCGGCGAGGGGAACCCCGCGGCCGCCGGCGTGCGCTTCCGCATGGCCCAGCATGCCTTTCTGAGCGACATGGAATTCCGCTTGGGCACCGCTTTTGCGGGGGTCTACCAGGCGGGCAATGTCATCGAGAACGTCCATTTCAAGGGCGGGCGCTACGGCATCGTCACCGAGAAGACCTCACCTGCGTGGCAATTCACTTTGCTCGATTCGACCTTCGACGGGCAAAGCGACGCGGCCATCCGCGAGCATGAAGTCGATCTGACGCTGGTCAATGTCGCGATCCGCAATACCCCGGTGGGGATCGAAATCGACCGCGGCTATGGCGACTCGCTGTGGGGCAAGGACGTCCGCTTCGAGAAGGTCAGCCGCGCGGCGGTAGTCATCTCGAACGAGAACAACGTCTTCACCCAAATAGGGTTCGAGAACGCGCTCGCGGTCGACAGCCCGGTGTTCGCGCGGTTCCGCGACAGCGGGCGCACCGTCGGCGGCAAGGGCAAGGCCTATAAGGTTGCCTCCTTCTCCTACGGCCTCGTCGTTCCCGAGCTCGGGCAGATGGGCCATTATGCGACCGAGGCGGATATCCAGCCGCTGCGGGCGATGCCGGCCCGGCGCGCTCCCGCGCTCCGCGCGCTCCCCGATATGGCGAACTGGGTCGACGTGCGCACCCTCGGCGTCGTCGGCGACGGGCAGGCGGATGACACTGCCGCGATCCAGCGCGCGATCGACACCCGGCGCGTCCTCTATTTCCCGGCGGGCTTCTACAAGGTGACCGACAGCCTCAAGCTTCGGCCCGACACGGTGTTGATCGGGCTGCATCCGGCGATGGCCCAGCTCTATTTCCCCGACGGCAATCCGCGCCATGCCGGACTCGGCGCGGTGCTGCCGATCCTCGAGACTCCGCGCGGCGGCGACAATATCCTCTCCGGCCTCGGCCTGTTCACCGGGCGGGTGAACCCGCGCGCATCCGCATTGCTGTGGCGTTCGGGCGAGCACAGCCTCGTCGAGGACGTCAAGATCATGGGCGGCGGCGGCACCCCGACCGCGGACGGCAAGCCCTTGGGCACGCTGATGGCGCGCAGCGGCGATCCGGTGTCCGACGGGCGGATGGATGCGCAATATCCGAGCATCTGGGTCACCGACGGCGGCGGCGGCACTTTCGCCGATGTGTGGAGCCCCAACACCTTCGCCTCGGCGGGCTTTACCGTCACTAACACCAGCACGCCCGGCCATGTCTACGAAATGTCGGTCGAACATCACGCCCGCAACGAGTTCGTGCTCGACAATGTCCAGAACTGGGAATTCCTCGCGCCGCAGACCGAGCAGGAGGTGGGCGACGGACCCAATGCGGTGGGGCTCGAGATCCGCAACTCGCGCAACCTGCTCTTCGCCAATTATCACGGCTATCGCGTGACGCGCAGCTATGCCCCGGCACGCAGCGCGGTGAAATTGTTCAACTCAAGCGACATCCGCTTCCGCAACGTCCATGTGAACGCCGAGAGCGGCTATGCCAGCTGCGACGACGAGGGCTGCGGGACCTTCCTGCGCGCGAGCAAATACCCGTTCGACAATGCGATCGAGGACGTGTCGCGGGGGCTGGCGGTGCGCGAGCGCGAGTTCGCCAGGCTCGATATCGGCCCGGCGGAGCGGAGCATCGCGACGGCGGCGAGCGCGACGAAAGTCGATAAGGTCGCGGAGGGTTTCTGGTCGATCTCCGGCGCCGCAGTCGACGCGCAGGGTGCGCTGTACTTCATCGACCGGCGCTTCCAGCGGATCCATCGCTGGAGTGAAGCGAAGGGGCTGGAGATCGTCCGCGATCATGCGCTCGATCCGGTCAATCTCGCTGTCGATGCCTCAGGACACCTCCTCGTGCTCTCGTCGCTCGGACCCAAGGGGGCGGTCTATTCGCTCGACCCGGCCGGGCCGCCCGACCAGCTGAAGTTGATCGAGCCGACGCCGGTGCGCGCCGCTGCCGGAGGCAAGACGTTGTTGCCGGTCAATTGGTGGCAGAATGGCGAATTTCGCGACCAGCTCGATCATCAAAGCTATGCGTTCACCACGCTCGCCGAGATGTTCGCCCGCGAGGTCGGCACGCCCAGGCCGCAGGAATATGTCTCGCCCGACGGCAGCCTCGCGCTTCCCGCGTTTCGCGTCTGGCAGCAGGGGCCGACCGATCATGTCGGCTGGCGCTGGTCGAACGGGCTCAACGCCAACGGGCTGGTGAGCGGGCGGCAGGGCGAGCGGTTGTTCGTCACCAACGGATCGGAAAACGTCACCTATAGCGGTACGATCGGACCCGGCGGGACCTTGGTCGACCTCAAGCCCTTTGCCAATCGCGGCGGCGAGAGCGTGGCGGTCGACGACCAAGGCCGGGTCTATGTCGCGAACGGGCAGGTGTTCGTCTACGCCGCCGACGGCAAGGAAGCGGGGCGAATCGACGTTCCCGAGCGGCCGCTGCAGATCCTGTTCGGCGGTCCGGACCGGCGGACCTTGTTCATTCTCACCCATCACGCGCTCTACGCCGCGCGGCCCTGA